The sequence CCTCTTTATCAATAGATAAGATAGGTTCTCTAGTTGCTTTTTCTATATCTTTTGCTAGAGAGATATTTTTTAAAGTTGTAATATCCACTGGAGTTTCTAATTCTACTTCTAAATTATATATAAGCTTGATATCAGATTTTTTCCTACTATCAATAGACCTTTTACTCCAAATAATACTTTTGATATTATTTCTCTTTACTCCTCTTTTCTCTATCTCTTTTATTATCTCTTTATCTTGATTTCTCTCTAAAGAAACAATAATGTTATTTACATTTATTCTCAAAATTTCACCTCTATAAATTAGTTAAGTATTATCCTCTAGTTTTATATGTAAAATTATATCACAAATTTATAGAAAAATAAAAGAAAAACCTGTATTACACAGGTTTTTTCAAAAATTTTTATTTAATTTTATCAGCTAGAAGTTTTCCAACTTTAAATTTTACAGCTTTCTTAGCAGGTACTTTTATAATTTCTTTGCTTTGAGGACTTCTAACTTCTCTAGCTGCTCTCTCTACTACTTCCCATTTACCCCAACCTACAAAAGTAACTTCATCTCCTTTAACTAGAGATTCTTCTACACTTTCTAAGAAAAGGTTAATATTTTTTTCAGCTTCTTTTTTAGTTAAATTTCCTTTTTCAGCATATAACTCAATAAACTCTTTTTTTGTCATAACAATCCCTCCTGTTGTACTGCTGTTATTGTTACTATTATATATACTACCAAAATTGGAATTTGTAAATAGTTTTTAAAAAATAATTTTAAAATTTGCTGAAGCTTCATTTACCTCTTCGTCAGTTATACCTAAATATCTTTGAGTAACAGAAACAGAAGAGTGATTAAGAAGTTTCCTTACTAGTTCAATATTACATTGGCTATCTAAATATTGAATGTGGGCATATGTCTTTCTAAAGCTATGTGTAGATATATCACTAGCTCCTAAGATAAAAGATATTTTCTGTATATACTTTTGTACCCATCTTACTTTAATTGTAAACATTCTATCATTATGTCCCAATTTCTTTTTATCACAATACTCTTCCACTTTATTTATAATTTCTGTATTAATTTTTCTATGTTGAATTTTTCCTGTTTTTTGCTCTTTTAGATGTATAAAATTATTATTAAAATTTTTCTTTTTCAGGATTAATACATCCCCTATTCTCAGGCCAGTATTTAGTTGAATAAGAAAAATAAGATAAATCTGTTTGTTAGGACGTATAACTATATTATTGCTACAATATCCATTTTTTACATAAAAAAAATTTCCTGAAGTTCTTCTCTAGTTAGTGCTCTTGTTGTCATAATTGTTTCCTCCATATATAATTATATTTTTTCTTTGTATATAATATTATACCTCAAATTTCAAATTTTTAAAGTTTTTTCTCTATTGAAAAAATATAAAGATTTGTTATAATTAGATTATGACTATATATTTCAAAATGGGAGGATAAAAACTATGCTTATTATTAAAAATGGAACGATCTTAGATGTAAAAAATTCTCAACTTGTATATGGAGATATATCTATCTTAGATGGAAAGATTAAAGGAATAGAAAAAAATATTGAAACAGGAGAAGAGGATACAGTAATAGATGCTCAAGGAAAAATTGTAGCTCCTGGATTTATAGATGCTCATTGTCATCTAGGACTTATGGGAGATAGTGTTGGTTTTGAAAATGATGATGTAAATGAAAAATCAGAACCTATCACTCCTCATCTAAGAGCCATAGATGCTCTTGATCCTATGGATAGAGTTTTTGAAGAGGCTTATCAAGGAGGAATTACCTCTGTGGCAACAGGACCAGGAAGTGCCAATGTAATAGGAGGACAATTTGCTGCTGTAAAAACTTTTGGTAAGAGAATAGATAAGATGATAATAAAAGAGCCTATTGCTATGAAATGTGCCTTTGGAGAAAACCCAAAAAGATTTTATGGAACAAAGGGAAAAATGCCTACAACAAGAATGGGAACAGCTGGACTTTTAAGAGAAACTCTTTTTAAAGCTAAAGAGTATCTTAGAAAAATAGAGTTAGCTGGAGATGATGAGAGCAAAAAACCAAACTTCGATATGAAATTAGAAGCTCTTATCCCAGTATTAAAAAAAGAGATTCCACTAAAAGCTCATGCTCATAAAGCAAATGATATATTCACAGCTATTAGAATAGCTAAGGAGTTTGATGTAAGAATGACTCTTGACCACTCTACTGATGCTAGAGCAATAGTAGATGAGTTAGCAGAAGAAAAATTTGATATGATAGTTGGACCAAGTCTTGGACATAGAACAAAGGTAGAGTTATTTAATAAATCATTTAAAACAGCTGGAGTTTTAAATAAAGCTGGAATAAGAATAGCTATTACAACTGATAGCCCTGTTATCCCTTTACAACACCTACCACTTTGTGCTGGACTTGCTGTAAAAGATGGATTAGATAAATGGGAAGCTTTCAAAGCTATCTCTATTTATCCAGCAGAGATACTTGGTCTTGAAGATAGAATCGGTTCTATTGATGTTGGAAAAGATGCAGATATAGTTATCTGGTCTAAATCTCCATTAGAATTAGATGCTAATGTAGAGTATACTATTATAGATGGAAAAATAGCTTATAGAAAATAATCTCTATAAGCTATCAGCTAAAAATTCAATTTATAATCTACTGAAAAAGTTATACGGGAGTCATCTTGAGTAGAGTTGTTTTTTTCATAAGCATCTTTATTTACTTGATATATTAAATCAAGTGAGATGTCATCATACTCTACTCCTCCCCCTATACCATAATACATTCCACTTTGATTTCTTCTTTCTATATACTCTTCATTTCCTTCATACTCTCCTATTGCATATCCAAGATTTAGTTTTAAATACTTGGTGCTCTCTTCATCACTGGAAACTTTATATTTTCCAGTGGCATATACAGGAGTATGACTCCATATATCAGAATTTTTATTTTCATATTGAGAATCATAGTACTCTGTATTTTTATAGGCTACCCCGACTCCAAATTCAAGGTTGTCTATAATTTTATCAGAGGTAATCTCCTTTGATGTAATTTGTCCTCCATATATCTCCTCACTTTTATCAGAAAAACTATATTTATCTAAGGTTTTCTTTATATCTATAAAAAAATCTGGTTGAGATGTATCCGTTGGAGAAAGTGTAAAAAACTCCCTTTCCTTTTCAACATTGTTATCTGGAAGAGGAGAATTTTTAGCATTATTAATAATCTGTTTAAGCTGCTCTTCAGTAATAATAGTTACACTATTTTTTTCTATTACCTCTTTAACATTTTCACTATCTTTTACATGTATTACTTCATCTATTTTTTCATTTTTCTTATTTTTTTCTTCTGCTTCAGGTATCATCTTACTGTTTTTTTCTTTTATATTCTCTGATTTTATTTTAGTTATCTCAAATTTTTCAGTTACTATATTCTTTTTTATATTTTCATTTTCTAAAGGTATAACCTCTCTAAATTCCCCATATAGATTTTTTATAAACAACATACTAAGAAACATAATAATTTTTTTTACCATATTCCCACCTACTGTAATTTAGTTTGTTTTCCATAATTTGATTATAGCATTTTTTTGTGAAATATTATATAATAAATAGGAATATCTTTAAGGAGGATAGATTTGTGAGTATCAACAATATAATTATTTATATCATGGTATTCTTTATGTTGATAGGAGCCATTGATAGAATTTTTAATAACCGTTTTGGATATGGTAAAAAGTTTGAAGATGGAATAATGACAATGGGAACATTGGCTTTAGCAATGTTAGGTATCATATCTTTTTCCCCTGTTATATCTTCATTTTTAAAGCCTATTATCTCTCCATTTTATAGAATAATAGGTGCTGACCCAGCTATGTTTGCTGGAACAATATTAGCTAGTGATATGGGAGGATATATATTATCACAAGAGTTAGCTCTTACTCATGATAGTGCTATGTTTTCTGGATTATTTTTAAGTGCTACTATGGGGACTACACTTTCATTCTCTATTCCTGTGGCTTTGGGAATAGTGGATAGAGCTGATGAGAAGTATATATCTAAAGGAATATTAGCAGGAATCTCAACCATTCCATTAGGTTGCTTTGTAGGTGGAGTTATAGCTGGTTTTCAAATAAAATTACTGTTTTTAAATCTTATTCCAATTATAGCTTTTACTTTTTTAATATGCTGGGCATTATTAAAATTTCCAAAAGAGATAGCTAAAGGATTTTTTCTTTTTGGAAAATTTATGTTTATATTGACTACTATTGGATTAGCTTTACAAATATTAGAAACACTAACAGGAGTAGTTGTGATAAAAGGTATGCTTCCTATAATGGAGGGAGTAAAGACAGTAGGAAGTATAGCTATTACACTAGCTGGTGCTTTTCCTATGTTGTATTTTGTAACTACTGTATTTACAAAACCATTGACAGCCATTGGAAAGATGTTTAGAATAAATGAAAAATCAACAGCTGGACTTATAGCTTGCTTAGCTCATAATATTCCAATGTTTAATATATTAAAAGAGATGGACGAGAGAGGAAAACTTTTAAATATAGCTTTTTCTGTAAGTGGAGCTTTTGTTTTAGGAAGTCATTTAGGATTTACAGCTGGAATAGATAAAGATTTAGTTTTTCCTGTAATTATTACAAAACTTGTAGGAGGAGTATCCTCTATGTTTGTAGCTAACTATATTTATAATAAAGAATTTAAACATAAAAAACCTTTAAATTAAATTTATTGATTAAAGAATAAACAATTTGGGAGTATAAAGTTATCAAAATTTTAAATATACCGTTGACAATTCTAAAATAGTATGATACGATAATAATGTAGAACAATGACAGTTTGTTTCTAATACCCATAGTTCACAGACGTGAACGCAACCCATATGACCCTAACTTACCCAAGGTTAGGGTTTCCCTATTTTTTGGAAAAAATCATCTAAAAAAATAGTGGCTATTGCAAATTCTTAAATTGAAATCAAAAAATAAAAATATTTAATAATATAAAAGGAAAAAAGTTTACTTTCAATCGCTAGTGTTTACGCAATGCTCATTACAGTAAATTTTTTTCCTTTTCCTTTACTCCTCTTATATCACGATTTCAATTTAAGAAATTTATTAGGAGAGAGAATAACATTCAAGAATAACGAAGATTGAGGAGAATAAATAGAGTAAGTCAGCGAAAACAAGTGCTAAAAAACACAACTGTTTGAGGCGTAGCCGAGTTTTGTGTTTTTAACGAGTTGAGCTCTACTTACTCTTTATTCTTTGAACGAAAGTCATTCTTGAATTAGTTATAATAACTTTAAATTTTTAAATTGCAACAGCCCCTAAAATTATCTTTTCTAATTCTAATAAATCTGTTATTATAAAATCTTTTTTTGTACTATCACTTTCTAATCCTTTAGGATTATACCAACAAGTTTTTATTCCAGCTAAGTTACCACCTTGGATATCAGCAGAGACAGAATCTCCTATAATTAAGACTCTTTCTGGAGAAGTAATTTTTGTTTTTTCAAAGATATAATTGAAAAAATTAATATCTGGTTTATTATATCCAATCTCTTCAGAGATAAAAAAATATTTAAAATATTTTTCTAAATCTACCTTTCTAAGTCTATTATATTGTATATCTTTTCCCCCATTAGAAGCCACAGCTAAATCTACTTTTCCATATAATTTTTCACATATTTCAACAGCATTTTTTATAAGATAAGCTCCCTCTCCAAGTCTGGCTCTATATTTAGTATTAAATTCTATAGGATTTCCTACTAAATTAAACTCTGTAAAAAATCTATTAAATCTGATAAAAGCTAATTCTTGTTTATCTATAAGCCCCTCTTCTAACTGTTTCCAACACTCTATATTGATATGGTGGTATCTTTCTAACATCTCTTCTGTACAAGGAAAACCATATTCAGCACAAGTATCTTCTAAAGCAACTTTTTCTGTCATATCAAAATCTAAAAGTGTCCCATCAATATCAAATAAAATTAAATCATAGTTCATTTTTCTCTTCTCCTTATAAAATAAATTCCATTTTATTATAGCATAGTTTTTATAAAAATGTTAATATATAGTAGGAGAAATTTAGGAGGAGAGTATGGCAGTATATACTAGATTACAAAAAGAGGAGATAGAAAAAATCTTATCTAATTACAATCTCACTCTTAAAAACTTTTATATGATAAAGACAGGTATTTTAAATACAAATTATTATATAGAATGTATTGAGGGAAAATTTGTACTAAGAGTATTTGAAGGAGGTAGAAAATACTTTGAAGAAAATCAAGAGTTAGAATTTCTTTTAGAGTTGAAAGATATTGTTCCTTGTTGTACCCCTTTACAAACTACTTCTGGAAATAATTATATAGTATATAAAAATAAGATGATTGCTCTTTTTTATTTTATTGAAGGAGAACCTATCAAAAGTTTTAATGAAGCTTATCTTAAAGAGATTGGAAAATATTTAGGAGTATTACATAGTTTTTCTATTGGTAAAAAACTTATTAGAAGATCTCGAATTGATATGGAAAAATATTATAAAAAAATTGATTTTCAAAATATAGATATTCCTTTTGATATAAAAGAAAAAATAAAAATACTTTATGAAGAGGTTAAAATTTTTAATTTTTCCTCTCTTCCTTGTGGAGTTATTCATAATGATATTTTTCCAGATAATATCTTTGTAAAGGATAATAAAATAGTAGGAATTTTAGATTTCAATGAAGCTCAAACAGCTCCTTTTATAATAGATTTAGCCATTGTTATTAATTTTTGGATAAGAGTCTACCAATTTGATTTAGAAGTAGAAAAGAGATATATTGATATTTTCCTTGAAGAGTATGAAAAGTATAGAAAGTTAGAAGAGAGAGAAAAGAGAGCTCTAGATATGGCTCTAAAAAAAATGGCTCTCACATTTATTCTTTTGAGATTGGATAAGTTTATAAATGAAAATCTATCAGAAGTATTTATTGAAAATAAAAGTTATACTCAATTATTACCATTGTTAGAATATTATTAATTATTTTATAAAAAAGAGAGCCACAAGGCTCTCTTTCCAATTAAAACTCTTTACCACCAGAAACTTTTATATCTGTTTCATAATTTTTTACCGCTTTTATAGAAGCTTCTAAAGCTCTAGTTATACTATTTAAATCCATATATGGAGTATTTTTTTTGTCTAATACTTGCTCTGTAATATAAGGAACGTGAATAAATCCACCCTTGATATTTAGATTATTTTTATTGATATAGTATAATAGAGAATACATTATGTGGTTACATACATAAGTCCCAGCTGTATTAGACACAGCAGCAGGAATTCCAGCTTTTTTAACTTCCTCTACCATAGCTTTAATAGGTAAATTAGAAAAATAAGCATTTTCTCCATCTTCAAAAACTTTAACATCAACTGGTTGATATCCTTCATTATCAGGAATTCTTCCATCATCTAAGTTGATAGCAACTCTCTCTACACAAAATTCATATCTTCCACCAGCTTGTCCTACACATATTACAACATCTGGTTTAACAGTATCTATATTTTCAAATAATTTTTTAGCAGATTTTTTAAATACAGTAGGTATTTGTAATTTTACAATCTCTACTCCATCTATATTATCTGGTAATCTTTTTACAGCTTCCCAAGCTGGATTTATTGGTTCTCCTCCAAATGGGTCAAATCCTGTAATTAATACTTTCATTTTTTACCTCCTAAAATTTAACTTTTATCATTCTTTAATTAAAAAGCTAATATATACATTAATACTATATGGATTAATAGTAAAGTAATAGCTACTGGAGCTTGTACTAATATTATACCATTTTTATTTTCCATTTCAAGAATAGAAGCTGGAACAATATTAAAGTTTGCTGCCATTGGAGTCATAAGAGTTCCACAATATCCAGCAGTAAGTCCTAGTGCTCCTACTATTGCTGGATTAGCTCCAAGATTTATTACAAATGGTACTCCTATACCAGCTGTAATTACAGCAAAAGCAGCAAAGGCGTTTCCCATTATCATTGTAAATATAGCCATAGCTATACAGTACCCTACTACTCCAAGCAATCTATTTCCATCAGGAATTATTCCACTCATTATTCCTGCTACTACCTCTCCAACTCCAGCTTTAGCAAATAGTGCTCCTAGTGCTCCTAATAGTTGAGGTAATATAACGCTTGCTCCCATTTGTTGTAACATTCTTGAAGAATCATAAGGAATATTTTTTACACTCTCTTTAGTAACCAACATAGTTAGGATAAGAGAAACTAAAGCTCCTACTCCAAGCCCAACAAGTCCACCTAAATTTGTAAATTGAGCCACTGAGAAAGCTACCACTCCAATAGATAGAGCTGGTATAAATATTTTATTTCCAATTTTTTCCTCTTGAACCATTCTATACTCATCACTACTATTTTTTAAACTTCCTAATCTTACATTTTTAGTAGCAGTAAGTCCACCCATTACTAAAAGTAGAGCTCCTACTAAAGCAGGATTCATATGTGGTCCAGCCATAAAAATTATACCAAATATTATCCAGAAAGCAGCTGTTCCAATTTTTTTAGGATTTGCACTATCATTTAGAGCATAAACTCCACATATAACCAAAACAAGTCCACAAATTATATACATTATCTCAAGAAGTGTATTAACCATTAATATCACCTTTCTTTACCTTTATTTTTTTATCAAACATATAGTTTTTAATAGCAGCTAAAATTATAGCTATTATTCCCATAGGAATACTTGCTTTAGCTATATCATATGCCTCTACTCCATCTATTCCAGCTTCTTTTAAAGTTCCTAAGATTAGCAATACTCCTGAAGAAGCTATAAAGATATTTTGTCCATAGAAGTTTCCATAGTTTTCCATACTATTAGCTAGTCCTTTTAACTCTTCATCTAACTCTTTAGTTAGTTTTCCATCTCTCTCAGCTGCTCCCTTAGCCATTGGATAAACTAATGGTCTGATAAATTGTACATGTCCTCCTAATCTTAAAGACATAGCTCCAGCTATTGTTCTGATTATTACATATAGAGTAAGAACTTTTCCACAAGTTGCTCCTTGTAAAGAAGAGATACATTTTGCTGCTCTTTCTCTAAGTCCATTTCTCTCTAATATACCAACAGTAGCTAAAGTTAAAAGTAAAAGTGTCATATATCTAGTTGATACAAAAGCACTTCCTAAAACATTTAAAATTTCCATAAAATCCATTGATGATACAAGCCCAGTAGCTACTCCAGCAAGTAAAACTACTGCGATAGTATCCAACTTTAAAGTAAATCCTATTAATATTAATAGGACTCCAATTAATTTAATCATACTAAATCCTCCTACTATTTATTAAATTAATATTACAGATATTATTATATAATAAAAATCAAAATTAGTAAACTAAAACATAAGAAAAATTAACCTTGAATCCTCTTTCCATACTTAATTAAATTCTCTTTTGCCTCTTTTCTATCTTTTTTTCTATGCTGAGTAGGTGTTACTCCATATTTTTTCTTATAAGCTTTTGTAAAGACTAGTGGGTCTTTATAGCCACAACTATTAGCAACATTTTCTATACTTTCATTTGTTATATCTAGTAATTCATTAGCTCTAGATAATCTAAAAACAGTTAGGTATTCTTGAATTGTTATCCCCATATTTTTCTTAAATAAAGTGGATAGATAACTTCTATTTAAGCCAACATATTCAATAATATTATTGACATTTATATCATCCCAATAATTATTTTTAATATATGTTATAATTTTATCAACATATGGATTTAATTCATTTTTTTCATCTTTCTCTTCTATTGAATTTTCTTCTACAATAAGAGAGAAAAATTCGTAAAATAATCCTTGGAGTTTAAGTTCTTCAGCTAATGTTAAATTTTTTCGTTTCAACATCTCCTTTAACAGAGAAAAAAGCTCATCTAATTTATCAGTTCTAAAAATTGGTTTATGTTGAATAATTCCAAGTTCTCTTAAATATTTCTCTGCTCCCTCTCCATCAAAACCAATCCAAAAATATTTCCAAGGATTTTTAGCATCTGCTTGATAAAAAGTTACTATATTAGGCTCTATTATAAACCCCTGTCCCTTCTCTAAAAAATATTTTTTATTATCCACTACAAATATTCCCTTGCCCTCTAAAACAATATGTAGTATATAAGTGGGTCTAGAAGCTGGTCCAAAGCTATGTAAAGATTCACATTCACTATAGCCACAAAATTTTAACTCTAATTTTTTTAGGCTCTCTCTTTTCAATTGTAACATACAAGCTTTTTCCATTTTACCTCCAAATAAAGTTTTTATTATTAAAGATATCATATAAAATATTTAATTGCAAGTACTATGTTTTTTTCTCGTTTATTATTCTATAATAGAACATTTAATGTTTTTTATGTTGATTTTATTTTTTTAAAACAACATTTTAACTGTTTTATCAAACAAAATAATATTTTATTTTTTAATTCTCTATTTTATAATTGATTTATGAGATATACGTGCACAAATCTATCTTAGTTAACTAAAATCGTTATTTTTTTATTTTTGGAGGTTTATTTTATGGCTTTATCATTTAGAGAAAAATATTCTTTCGGTATAGGAGCTTTTGGAAAAGATATAATTTTAGCATATGTTGGGGTATTTTTAATGATTTATTTTACAGATGTTCTATATCTTTCTCCAGCTTTTGTTGGTTCATTATTCTTCGTGGCTAGAATTTGGGATGCTATCAATGACCCAGTAATGGGAATGATAGTTGATAATACACATAACAAGTTTGGAAAATTCCGTACTTGGATTTCTATTGGAACAATTTTAAATGCCGTTACATTTGTTGGAATGTTTTATACTTTTGGTTTAGAAGGAAAGATGCTTTATGTTTATATCAGTATAGTTTATATTTTATATGGTATGACTTATACAATGTTAGATATT is a genomic window of Fusobacterium mortiferum ATCC 9817 containing:
- a CDS encoding HU family DNA-binding protein, whose protein sequence is MTKKEFIELYAEKGNLTKKEAEKNINLFLESVEESLVKGDEVTFVGWGKWEVVERAAREVRSPQSKEIIKVPAKKAVKFKVGKLLADKIK
- a CDS encoding tyrosine-type recombinase/integrase; the protein is MVIRPNKQIYLIFLIQLNTGLRIGDVLILKKKNFNNNFIHLKEQKTGKIQHRKINTEIINKVEEYCDKKKLGHNDRMFTIKVRWVQKYIQKISFILGASDISTHSFRKTYAHIQYLDSQCNIELVRKLLNHSSVSVTQRYLGITDEEVNEASANFKIIF
- a CDS encoding amidohydrolase, whose amino-acid sequence is MLIIKNGTILDVKNSQLVYGDISILDGKIKGIEKNIETGEEDTVIDAQGKIVAPGFIDAHCHLGLMGDSVGFENDDVNEKSEPITPHLRAIDALDPMDRVFEEAYQGGITSVATGPGSANVIGGQFAAVKTFGKRIDKMIIKEPIAMKCAFGENPKRFYGTKGKMPTTRMGTAGLLRETLFKAKEYLRKIELAGDDESKKPNFDMKLEALIPVLKKEIPLKAHAHKANDIFTAIRIAKEFDVRMTLDHSTDARAIVDELAEEKFDMIVGPSLGHRTKVELFNKSFKTAGVLNKAGIRIAITTDSPVIPLQHLPLCAGLAVKDGLDKWEAFKAISIYPAEILGLEDRIGSIDVGKDADIVIWSKSPLELDANVEYTIIDGKIAYRK
- the eutH gene encoding ethanolamine utilization protein EutH, with the protein product MSINNIIIYIMVFFMLIGAIDRIFNNRFGYGKKFEDGIMTMGTLALAMLGIISFSPVISSFLKPIISPFYRIIGADPAMFAGTILASDMGGYILSQELALTHDSAMFSGLFLSATMGTTLSFSIPVALGIVDRADEKYISKGILAGISTIPLGCFVGGVIAGFQIKLLFLNLIPIIAFTFLICWALLKFPKEIAKGFFLFGKFMFILTTIGLALQILETLTGVVVIKGMLPIMEGVKTVGSIAITLAGAFPMLYFVTTVFTKPLTAIGKMFRINEKSTAGLIACLAHNIPMFNILKEMDERGKLLNIAFSVSGAFVLGSHLGFTAGIDKDLVFPVIITKLVGGVSSMFVANYIYNKEFKHKKPLN
- a CDS encoding YjjG family noncanonical pyrimidine nucleotidase — encoded protein: MNYDLILFDIDGTLLDFDMTEKVALEDTCAEYGFPCTEEMLERYHHINIECWKQLEEGLIDKQELAFIRFNRFFTEFNLVGNPIEFNTKYRARLGEGAYLIKNAVEICEKLYGKVDLAVASNGGKDIQYNRLRKVDLEKYFKYFFISEEIGYNKPDINFFNYIFEKTKITSPERVLIIGDSVSADIQGGNLAGIKTCWYNPKGLESDSTKKDFIITDLLELEKIILGAVAI
- a CDS encoding homoserine kinase — translated: MAVYTRLQKEEIEKILSNYNLTLKNFYMIKTGILNTNYYIECIEGKFVLRVFEGGRKYFEENQELEFLLELKDIVPCCTPLQTTSGNNYIVYKNKMIALFYFIEGEPIKSFNEAYLKEIGKYLGVLHSFSIGKKLIRRSRIDMEKYYKKIDFQNIDIPFDIKEKIKILYEEVKIFNFSSLPCGVIHNDIFPDNIFVKDNKIVGILDFNEAQTAPFIIDLAIVINFWIRVYQFDLEVEKRYIDIFLEEYEKYRKLEEREKRALDMALKKMALTFILLRLDKFINENLSEVFIENKSYTQLLPLLEYY
- the pcp gene encoding pyroglutamyl-peptidase I codes for the protein MKVLITGFDPFGGEPINPAWEAVKRLPDNIDGVEIVKLQIPTVFKKSAKKLFENIDTVKPDVVICVGQAGGRYEFCVERVAINLDDGRIPDNEGYQPVDVKVFEDGENAYFSNLPIKAMVEEVKKAGIPAAVSNTAGTYVCNHIMYSLLYYINKNNLNIKGGFIHVPYITEQVLDKKNTPYMDLNSITRALEASIKAVKNYETDIKVSGGKEF
- a CDS encoding DUF979 domain-containing protein, with the translated sequence MVNTLLEIMYIICGLVLVICGVYALNDSANPKKIGTAAFWIIFGIIFMAGPHMNPALVGALLLVMGGLTATKNVRLGSLKNSSDEYRMVQEEKIGNKIFIPALSIGVVAFSVAQFTNLGGLVGLGVGALVSLILTMLVTKESVKNIPYDSSRMLQQMGASVILPQLLGALGALFAKAGVGEVVAGIMSGIIPDGNRLLGVVGYCIAMAIFTMIMGNAFAAFAVITAGIGVPFVINLGANPAIVGALGLTAGYCGTLMTPMAANFNIVPASILEMENKNGIILVQAPVAITLLLIHIVLMYILAF
- a CDS encoding DUF969 domain-containing protein — protein: MIKLIGVLLILIGFTLKLDTIAVVLLAGVATGLVSSMDFMEILNVLGSAFVSTRYMTLLLLTLATVGILERNGLRERAAKCISSLQGATCGKVLTLYVIIRTIAGAMSLRLGGHVQFIRPLVYPMAKGAAERDGKLTKELDEELKGLANSMENYGNFYGQNIFIASSGVLLILGTLKEAGIDGVEAYDIAKASIPMGIIAIILAAIKNYMFDKKIKVKKGDING
- a CDS encoding AraC family transcriptional regulator yields the protein MEKACMLQLKRESLKKLELKFCGYSECESLHSFGPASRPTYILHIVLEGKGIFVVDNKKYFLEKGQGFIIEPNIVTFYQADAKNPWKYFWIGFDGEGAEKYLRELGIIQHKPIFRTDKLDELFSLLKEMLKRKNLTLAEELKLQGLFYEFFSLIVEENSIEEKDEKNELNPYVDKIITYIKNNYWDDINVNNIIEYVGLNRSYLSTLFKKNMGITIQEYLTVFRLSRANELLDITNESIENVANSCGYKDPLVFTKAYKKKYGVTPTQHRKKDRKEAKENLIKYGKRIQG